From Domibacillus sp. DTU_2020_1001157_1_SI_ALB_TIR_016, a single genomic window includes:
- a CDS encoding 5'-deoxyadenosine deaminase, translated as MGSLLIKNAQIVTMNAQEEIINGDILIRDSRIEAVGPALDETPADRVINASGRTVIPGFVQTHVHLCQTLFRGKGDDLELMDWLKKRIWPLEASHDEESVYYSAMLGIGELLQSGTTTIVDMETVHHTESAFRAIAQSGIRALSGKVMMDKGSEVPLALQENTAASIQESVDLLEKWHMYDSGRIQYAFSPRFVVSCTEELLKEVQKLSVHYNVHVHTHASENRGEIAIVEQETGMRNVIYLDHLSLANERLILAHCIWLDEEEKRIIREKGVHVSHCPGSNLKLASGIADVPELLDAGSSVSLGADGAPCNNNLDMFNEMRLAALIQKPIHGPTSMNARTVFRMATIGGARAVGMGHEIGSIEAGKRADLVMLNLNHFHTFPSYDVDPVSRIVYSATRADVETTIVDGRIVMENGMMKTIDKTTVLREADASIKRLLKKTTIMH; from the coding sequence ATGGGAAGTTTACTTATTAAAAATGCTCAAATCGTAACGATGAATGCGCAGGAAGAGATTATAAACGGAGATATTCTTATTCGGGACAGCCGGATTGAAGCAGTCGGGCCGGCTTTGGACGAAACGCCGGCTGACCGCGTGATTAACGCTTCAGGCCGAACCGTGATCCCCGGCTTTGTTCAAACCCATGTGCACCTATGCCAAACACTGTTTCGCGGCAAAGGTGATGATCTTGAATTGATGGACTGGCTGAAAAAGCGGATTTGGCCGCTTGAAGCGTCCCATGATGAAGAATCTGTTTATTATTCCGCGATGCTTGGGATCGGCGAGCTTCTGCAAAGCGGCACAACGACGATTGTTGATATGGAAACCGTTCATCATACCGAATCTGCATTTCGCGCGATTGCCCAAAGCGGTATTCGGGCGCTCTCCGGTAAAGTTATGATGGATAAAGGCAGTGAAGTGCCGCTTGCCCTGCAGGAAAACACAGCAGCATCCATCCAGGAAAGCGTGGACCTGCTGGAGAAATGGCACATGTACGACAGCGGGCGCATCCAATATGCTTTTTCACCGCGCTTTGTCGTTTCCTGTACAGAGGAATTATTGAAAGAGGTACAAAAACTGTCTGTCCACTACAACGTCCATGTGCATACCCATGCTTCCGAAAACAGGGGGGAAATCGCTATTGTTGAGCAGGAAACCGGGATGCGCAATGTTATATATCTTGATCATCTCAGTCTTGCCAATGAACGGCTTATTCTGGCCCACTGCATCTGGCTGGACGAAGAAGAAAAGCGGATTATTCGGGAGAAAGGTGTGCATGTCAGCCATTGTCCGGGCTCGAACTTAAAGCTTGCATCCGGTATTGCCGATGTTCCTGAGCTGCTTGATGCCGGTTCATCCGTAAGCCTTGGAGCAGACGGTGCTCCGTGCAACAACAACCTCGATATGTTCAATGAAATGCGTCTTGCCGCCTTGATTCAAAAACCGATCCACGGTCCGACTAGCATGAACGCCCGCACCGTTTTCCGTATGGCTACAATCGGCGGCGCCCGGGCTGTTGGAATGGGGCATGAAATCGGCAGTATTGAAGCCGGAAAAAGGGCAGACCTGGTGATGTTAAACTTAAATCATTTCCACACCTTCCCTTCTTACGATGTAGATCCTGTCTCACGCATCGTTTATTCTGCTACCCGTGCGGATGTGGAAACGACCATTGTCGACGGGCGAATTGTCATGGAAAACGGCATGATGAAAACGATCGACAAAACGACTGTGCTAAGAGAAGCAGATGCGTCGATTAAACGGCTGCTCAAAAAAACAACAATCATGCATTAA
- a CDS encoding SGNH/GDSL hydrolase family protein — MLTKEDRIVFIGDSITDSGRRAEPEELGDGYVRMIRDQLICESPVNAPVIINKGVGGNRVTDLEERWEQDVLNERPTVLSISIGINDVWRQLDSKEMNQILPGKFEQVYRSLLDQSEGIRLVLMEPTIIEEDPRSEGNELLKPYVEIVQKLAGEYGAVLVPMHRAFIEYVSAEGEHKLTTDGVHMNSTGNTLMARTWLQAVREKGLS; from the coding sequence ATGTTGACGAAGGAAGACCGGATTGTATTTATTGGAGATAGCATTACCGATTCCGGACGCCGGGCAGAGCCGGAAGAGCTGGGGGATGGGTATGTAAGGATGATTCGTGATCAGCTTATTTGCGAGTCGCCTGTGAACGCACCTGTCATTATTAATAAAGGGGTTGGCGGCAATCGGGTAACCGATCTGGAAGAGCGGTGGGAGCAGGATGTGTTAAACGAACGGCCAACAGTCCTGTCCATATCAATCGGAATCAACGATGTATGGCGACAGCTTGATTCAAAAGAGATGAATCAAATATTACCCGGGAAATTTGAACAGGTATACCGTAGTTTACTTGATCAATCTGAGGGCATCCGGCTTGTGTTAATGGAACCGACGATTATTGAAGAAGATCCGCGCTCCGAAGGCAACGAGCTTCTGAAGCCTTATGTTGAGATTGTTCAAAAGCTGGCCGGCGAATATGGTGCTGTGCTTGTGCCGATGCACCGAGCTTTCATCGAGTATGTAAGTGCGGAAGGTGAGCACAAGCTGACGACAGACGGGGTTCACATGAACTCAACAGGAAATACACTGATGGCGCGGACCTGGCTGCAAGCCGTACGCGAAAAAGGACTGTCATAA
- a CDS encoding PTS transporter subunit IIBC, with translation MKKLTSFDFWQKLGKALLVVVAVMPAAGIMISVGKLIAMISGDISFVQTAAHVMEDIGWAIIGNLHILFAVAIGGSWAKERAGGAFAALLAFVLINRVTGALFGLNSDMLSDPKASVSSFFGSKLIVSDYFTSVLGAPALNMGVFIGIISGFAGAVIFNKYYNFSKLPASLAFFNGKRFVPFVVIAWSVVIAVLLAAVWPFIQGALNEFGKWIATSKDTAPIIAPFVFGTLERLLLPFGLHHMLTVPINYTSLGGTYTMLTGSSAGQVVAGQDPLWLAWAADLNNLKAAGDMTAYQALLNEVTPARFKVGQMIISTASLIGIALAMYKNVDKDKRAKYKPMFLSAGLAVFLTGVTEPIEFMFMFAAPLLYVVYAILTGLSFAAADLISLRLHSFGLIEFLTRMPMAAKAGLTRDIFNFVITCSVFFALNFTIANFLIKKFNFPTPGRAGNYTDDEETNAKAESAAPAAEGTAAAAIIRLLGGTDNIEDVDACMTRLRVTVKDVDKVSGEAEWKKTGALGLILKDKGVQAIYGPKADVIKSDVQDYLGV, from the coding sequence ATGAAAAAGTTAACGTCTTTTGATTTTTGGCAAAAACTTGGAAAAGCGCTGCTCGTCGTCGTTGCCGTGATGCCTGCAGCCGGGATTATGATATCCGTCGGTAAACTGATTGCCATGATAAGCGGTGATATCAGCTTTGTGCAAACCGCAGCACACGTGATGGAAGACATCGGCTGGGCCATTATTGGCAACTTACATATTTTATTTGCGGTTGCCATCGGAGGATCCTGGGCAAAGGAACGGGCCGGCGGCGCATTTGCAGCCCTTTTAGCTTTTGTTCTGATTAACCGGGTGACCGGTGCTTTATTTGGTTTAAATAGTGATATGCTTAGTGATCCAAAAGCATCTGTCTCATCCTTTTTTGGCAGCAAGTTAATTGTAAGCGATTATTTTACTTCTGTGCTCGGTGCTCCAGCGCTTAACATGGGCGTGTTTATTGGTATTATTTCCGGTTTTGCCGGAGCCGTGATTTTTAATAAATATTATAACTTCAGCAAACTGCCAGCTTCTCTTGCTTTTTTCAACGGAAAACGGTTTGTGCCTTTTGTGGTCATTGCCTGGTCCGTTGTCATAGCCGTTTTGCTGGCGGCCGTCTGGCCGTTTATTCAAGGCGCCTTGAACGAGTTTGGAAAATGGATTGCCACTTCAAAAGATACGGCACCGATTATTGCGCCTTTTGTATTCGGTACACTTGAACGTCTGCTTCTGCCTTTTGGCCTGCATCATATGCTGACGGTTCCGATTAACTACACGTCACTTGGCGGCACGTATACGATGCTGACCGGCTCTTCGGCCGGGCAGGTTGTAGCCGGACAGGACCCGCTTTGGCTTGCCTGGGCGGCAGATTTAAACAATTTAAAAGCAGCGGGCGATATGACGGCGTATCAAGCACTGCTGAACGAGGTAACGCCTGCCCGCTTTAAAGTGGGCCAAATGATTATTTCTACTGCCTCACTTATTGGAATTGCGCTGGCCATGTATAAAAATGTGGACAAAGACAAACGTGCTAAATACAAGCCAATGTTTTTATCTGCCGGACTCGCTGTTTTTTTAACAGGTGTAACAGAACCGATTGAATTTATGTTTATGTTTGCTGCCCCTCTTTTATATGTGGTATATGCGATTTTAACCGGCTTGAGCTTTGCTGCGGCTGATCTGATCAGCCTTCGTCTTCATTCATTCGGGCTGATAGAGTTTTTAACACGCATGCCTATGGCGGCAAAAGCAGGACTGACACGTGATATTTTCAACTTTGTTATTACATGCTCTGTGTTTTTCGCTTTAAACTTTACGATCGCGAATTTCCTGATCAAAAAGTTTAACTTTCCAACGCCAGGCCGGGCGGGCAATTACACAGATGATGAGGAAACAAACGCCAAAGCCGAAAGCGCTGCGCCGGCGGCAGAAGGAACAGCGGCCGCTGCCATCATCCGGCTGCTGGGCGGTACCGATAACATTGAAGATGTGGATGCTTGTATGACGCGGCTTCGTGTGACCGTTAAAGATGTGGACAAAGTATCGGGAGAAGCAGAGTGGAAAAAAACCGGGGCACTTGGTTTAATTTTAAAAGACAAAGGCGTGCAGGCCATTTACGGCCCTAAAGCTGATGTAATTAAATCCGATGTACAGGATTACTTAGGAGTGTAA
- a CDS encoding glycoside hydrolase family 43 protein yields the protein MRTSDIRIRDPFVVADQQAKTYYLYGTTDENVWTGPASGFQVYQSGDLQEWEGPFQAFQPPPRFWADQHFWAPEVYEWKNAYYMLATFKSDKRCRGTQILKAQSALGPFKPLTERPVTPKEWECLDGTLFMDKKGIPWMVFCREWLQVKDGEMYALRLSKDFQAVHGEPVLLFTASQAPWTKPVREANYITDGPFLYETENGELEMIWSSYSEKGYAVGIARSLSGAVEGPWIHEAEPLLDQDGGHGMIFRDFTGKRRLAIHAPNQSPHERAVFLNMEELMGERPV from the coding sequence ATGAGAACAAGTGATATTCGGATTCGGGATCCATTTGTGGTGGCGGATCAGCAAGCAAAAACCTATTATCTTTACGGAACAACGGATGAAAATGTGTGGACAGGCCCTGCTTCCGGTTTTCAAGTGTATCAAAGCGGGGATTTACAGGAGTGGGAAGGGCCGTTTCAGGCTTTTCAGCCGCCGCCCCGTTTTTGGGCGGATCAGCACTTTTGGGCGCCGGAAGTGTACGAATGGAAGAACGCTTATTATATGCTGGCTACGTTCAAATCAGATAAACGGTGCCGGGGCACACAGATTTTAAAAGCTCAATCTGCGCTCGGCCCTTTTAAGCCGCTGACGGAGAGGCCGGTTACACCGAAAGAATGGGAATGCCTTGACGGAACTTTGTTTATGGATAAAAAGGGCATTCCCTGGATGGTTTTTTGCCGTGAATGGCTTCAAGTAAAAGACGGAGAGATGTATGCCCTGCGGTTATCCAAAGATTTTCAGGCTGTACACGGCGAACCGGTTTTATTATTCACAGCTTCCCAGGCGCCATGGACAAAGCCGGTGAGGGAAGCCAATTACATTACAGATGGTCCGTTTCTTTACGAAACAGAAAATGGAGAGCTTGAAATGATTTGGTCGAGCTATAGTGAAAAAGGCTATGCAGTCGGTATTGCCCGGTCCCTATCAGGAGCTGTTGAGGGACCGTGGATTCATGAGGCAGAACCGCTGCTTGATCAAGACGGCGGCCATGGAATGATTTTTCGGGATTTTACCGGCAAGAGGCGGCTGGCTATTCATGCGCCGAATCAGTCACCCCATGAACGGGCTGTTTTTCTGAATATGGAAGAGCTGATGGGGGAAAGACCGGTATAA
- a CDS encoding AraC family transcriptional regulator, whose product MLKEYIHASIQQPVRYRLGGKFVTDIPWTHMKRSTGDYELIIALHETLYIQCESTQFEVQPGDALLLPPDKIHQGFHECPPGTSFYWFHFLFPDEREAPVINEQELDQHIKARQTKPRFQHGDTDIFLPFFSTPKQIERLTILFTQLLDVANGHYGHSRAADYLATSLLIELSEQTVKNFHLTSEQTSTDRKIASILEWIRLHSLEKLSTGMIADQFNYNRDYLCRFFKKETGWTVQSYIHMLKLSKAKDLLTLSDESIGSIARTVGISDERYFMRLFKHYEKLTPSEYRKAYPRIQLNKE is encoded by the coding sequence ATGTTGAAGGAATATATACATGCATCAATCCAACAGCCAGTTCGATACAGGCTGGGCGGAAAATTTGTTACGGATATCCCCTGGACACATATGAAACGCTCAACGGGCGATTACGAGCTCATTATCGCTCTTCATGAAACGCTGTATATTCAATGTGAATCCACCCAATTTGAAGTACAGCCAGGTGATGCGCTTCTTTTGCCGCCCGATAAAATACATCAGGGCTTTCACGAATGCCCGCCTGGAACCTCTTTTTACTGGTTTCACTTTTTGTTTCCAGACGAAAGAGAAGCGCCCGTGATAAACGAGCAGGAGCTGGACCAGCACATTAAAGCGCGTCAAACAAAACCAAGGTTCCAGCACGGAGATACAGACATCTTTCTTCCGTTTTTCTCTACGCCCAAACAAATTGAGCGGCTGACCATTTTGTTTACCCAGCTTCTCGATGTAGCAAACGGACATTACGGTCACAGCCGGGCGGCTGATTATCTGGCTACTTCCCTTCTGATTGAATTGTCTGAGCAGACGGTTAAAAATTTTCACCTTACTTCTGAACAAACGAGTACAGACAGAAAAATCGCTTCTATTTTGGAATGGATTCGCCTTCATTCGCTTGAAAAGCTGTCAACCGGCATGATAGCCGATCAGTTCAACTATAACCGTGACTATTTATGCCGCTTTTTTAAAAAAGAAACGGGCTGGACGGTGCAGTCGTACATTCATATGCTGAAGCTTTCCAAAGCGAAGGATTTACTTACTCTTTCGGATGAAAGCATTGGAAGCATCGCCCGGACAGTTGGCATTTCAGATGAACGGTATTTTATGAGGCTGTTTAAGCACTATGAAAAGCTGACGCCCTCTGAATACCGCAAAGCTTACCCTCGTATTCAGCTCAATAAAGAATAA
- a CDS encoding alpha-glucosidase has protein sequence MNKVWWKEAVAYQIYPRSFMDSNGDGIGDIKGVISKLDYLKDLGIDVIWICPMFESPNDDNGYDISDYKEIMNEFGTMGDFDELLEAVHERGMKLILDLVINHTSDEHPWFIESRSSKDNPKRDWYIWRDGKSGGEPNNWESIFGDSAWEYDRITDQFFLHLFSKKQPDLNWENPEVRQALYGTVNWWLDKGIDGFRVDAISHIKKKEGLPDLPNPKEMKYVPSYDYHMNVEGIQPFLEELKAETFAKYDIMTVGEANGVTAEDVDEWVGEEKGKFNMIFQFEHLELWNAEKETGLDIPGYKKVMTKWQKALENKGWNALFIENHDKARVVSTWGNDREYWYESATAFAAVYFLMQGTPFIYQGQEIGMTNVKYESIEDYNDVRTKNMYRLGTAAGIHHDEMMQIIWNSSRDNSRTPMQWSAESNAGFTTGTPWIKLNDNYTRINVEAQQQDERSILHFYKRMIRMKKAHDVFTYGAYKEVIEESERLFAYTRTLGSDRVIVLANLSDQPVPVPKQEGVSYDAAQLLLHNYKVQEDSPARELVLHPYETRVYRL, from the coding sequence ATGAACAAAGTATGGTGGAAAGAAGCGGTCGCATATCAAATTTATCCGCGCAGCTTTATGGATTCGAACGGAGATGGAATTGGAGATATTAAAGGGGTAATCTCCAAACTGGACTACTTAAAAGATCTTGGCATTGATGTAATCTGGATCTGTCCGATGTTTGAATCGCCGAATGATGATAATGGATATGATATTAGCGATTATAAAGAAATTATGAATGAGTTTGGGACGATGGGTGATTTTGACGAGCTTCTGGAAGCTGTACATGAACGGGGAATGAAGCTGATTCTTGACCTCGTGATCAACCATACGAGTGACGAACATCCATGGTTTATTGAATCCCGTTCCTCTAAGGACAATCCAAAACGCGACTGGTACATTTGGCGCGATGGCAAAAGTGGAGGGGAGCCGAATAACTGGGAAAGTATTTTTGGCGATTCGGCGTGGGAATATGATCGGATCACAGACCAGTTTTTCCTGCATCTGTTTTCAAAAAAGCAGCCAGATTTAAACTGGGAAAATCCAGAAGTGCGCCAGGCCCTTTACGGAACCGTTAACTGGTGGCTCGACAAAGGGATCGACGGCTTCCGGGTTGATGCAATCAGCCATATTAAGAAAAAAGAGGGACTGCCTGATTTGCCGAATCCGAAAGAAATGAAGTATGTGCCTTCTTATGATTACCATATGAATGTAGAAGGCATTCAGCCGTTTCTTGAAGAATTAAAGGCCGAAACGTTCGCTAAGTACGACATTATGACAGTCGGTGAAGCAAACGGTGTAACAGCGGAAGACGTCGATGAATGGGTCGGTGAAGAAAAAGGGAAATTCAATATGATTTTTCAATTTGAACATCTTGAGCTTTGGAATGCTGAAAAAGAAACAGGCCTGGATATTCCAGGATACAAAAAAGTGATGACAAAGTGGCAAAAAGCGCTCGAAAACAAAGGCTGGAATGCGCTGTTCATTGAAAATCATGATAAAGCGCGCGTTGTTTCCACATGGGGCAACGACCGGGAATACTGGTATGAAAGCGCCACGGCTTTTGCGGCGGTTTACTTTTTAATGCAGGGAACGCCTTTTATTTATCAGGGGCAGGAAATTGGCATGACCAATGTAAAATACGAAAGCATTGAAGATTATAACGACGTCCGTACGAAAAACATGTACCGGCTTGGCACTGCAGCCGGCATTCACCATGATGAAATGATGCAAATTATTTGGAATTCAAGCCGTGACAATTCACGCACGCCGATGCAGTGGTCGGCCGAGAGTAATGCCGGCTTTACGACGGGAACGCCGTGGATCAAACTGAATGACAACTATACGCGCATTAACGTAGAAGCGCAGCAGCAGGATGAACGCTCTATTTTACATTTTTACAAACGAATGATTCGCATGAAAAAAGCGCACGACGTGTTTACGTACGGTGCTTACAAAGAAGTGATCGAGGAAAGCGAACGCTTATTTGCATACACACGCACTCTCGGAAGCGACCGGGTAATCGTGCTTGCTAACTTGTCAGATCAGCCAGTACCGGTTCCGAAGCAGGAAGGTGTCTCTTATGATGCCGCTCAGCTGCTGCTGCACAATTATAAAGTGCAGGAAGACAGTCCGGCTCGTGAATTGGTGCTGCACCCATATGAAACACGTGTGTACCGCCTCTAA
- a CDS encoding endonuclease/exonuclease/phosphatase family protein, which produces MNLLTLNCHSWQEENTLPKLTELAQTIAERSYDVVALQEVSKSDKAGHANYAELLVQKLHDLGEMGYTFIWDMSHFGYEIYEEGVAIITKHPVKSHDSFFITDQYDMDNWKTRKIVQAVIDINGEPASFFSCHLGWWQDEEEPAKKQLDRLLARAASKELTFLMGDFNGDAAVRNENYDYLLAAGFWDTYTLASEKDEGYTVKGTIDGWDGNKKDLRIDYIFVNKPIEVISSKVIFNGIHKPVVSDHFGVEVVIR; this is translated from the coding sequence ATGAATTTACTCACACTGAACTGCCATTCCTGGCAGGAAGAGAACACCCTCCCAAAGCTAACGGAACTCGCTCAAACGATTGCCGAAAGATCATACGATGTTGTGGCACTTCAGGAGGTAAGCAAGTCGGATAAAGCCGGGCACGCGAATTACGCGGAGCTGCTTGTGCAAAAACTGCATGACCTCGGTGAAATGGGTTACACATTCATTTGGGATATGTCGCACTTCGGCTATGAGATTTATGAAGAAGGCGTGGCCATCATTACGAAGCATCCTGTAAAAAGCCATGATTCTTTTTTTATTACAGACCAGTACGACATGGATAACTGGAAAACACGTAAAATTGTTCAAGCTGTGATCGATATCAACGGTGAGCCTGCCTCTTTTTTCTCCTGTCACCTCGGCTGGTGGCAGGACGAGGAGGAACCCGCAAAAAAACAGCTTGACCGCCTCCTGGCCAGGGCTGCATCCAAAGAGCTTACCTTTTTGATGGGTGACTTTAACGGGGATGCCGCTGTGCGAAATGAAAATTACGATTATCTGTTAGCAGCCGGGTTTTGGGACACGTACACCCTTGCTTCCGAGAAAGATGAAGGATACACCGTTAAAGGAACGATTGACGGCTGGGATGGAAACAAAAAAGATCTGCGAATTGATTATATCTTTGTGAATAAGCCCATCGAGGTCATATCATCCAAAGTGATTTTTAATGGTATCCATAAACCGGTTGTATCCGATCACTTCGGCGTTGAAGTGGTCATCCGCTAA
- a CDS encoding glycoside hydrolase family 127 protein, whose amino-acid sequence MAHTKIKNDVSVQVTDLFWKRYMDVVRREVLPYQWEALNDRVPGAVPSRAIQNFKIAAGEAAGEFHGFVFQDSDVAKWLEAAAFCLENERDEALEQAADEVIALIGRAQQKDGYLNTYFTVKEPNGRWSNLRDQHELYCAGHMIEAAVAYYRATGKKAFLDMMCRFADYIDETFGREESKIRGYDGHQEIELALVKLYDVTGDQKYLNLSRYFIDERGQQPHFFDMEREKRGDDRPFFWNESYGYHQAHVPVREQKKAVGHAVRAMYMYTAMADLALRLNDETLKKACEDLWENVTTKQMYITAGIGSMEFGEAFSTDYDLPNGTAYTETCASIGLVFWAKRMLELQADAKYADVMERALYNGTISGMDLDGKKFFYVNPLEVKPETSRYRQDHHHVKTVRQKWFSCACCPPNLARLLSSIGQYMYTVRQDELHVHQYAGNKAAVELNGQQVAIHQETSYPWDETVKLTVMPDEEGTFTFALRIPGWCKQAELRVNGEKIDYEAFVKRGYAYLKRKWMQGDQIELLFPMPVEKIRANPKVRENAGKAALQRGPVVYCLEEADNGKELSSIKINKHSVFSAAFKPDVLSGVVVIEGEGVREREELWGEALYQPVHKHSVGVSIKAIPYFAWCNREPGEMAVWIREES is encoded by the coding sequence ATGGCGCATACAAAAATTAAAAACGATGTATCTGTTCAAGTAACAGATTTGTTCTGGAAGCGGTATATGGATGTGGTCCGGAGGGAAGTTCTCCCTTATCAGTGGGAAGCATTAAACGATCGCGTTCCGGGTGCTGTGCCGAGCCGCGCAATTCAAAACTTTAAAATCGCCGCGGGAGAAGCGGCGGGCGAGTTTCACGGTTTCGTTTTTCAAGACAGTGATGTAGCGAAATGGCTTGAAGCAGCAGCATTCTGTTTGGAAAATGAACGGGATGAAGCGCTGGAGCAGGCGGCAGACGAGGTCATTGCTTTAATTGGCCGGGCACAGCAAAAAGATGGCTACTTGAACACATATTTTACGGTAAAAGAGCCAAATGGGCGCTGGAGTAATCTGCGGGACCAGCATGAGCTTTATTGTGCCGGCCATATGATAGAAGCAGCCGTAGCTTATTACCGGGCGACTGGGAAAAAAGCCTTTTTGGATATGATGTGCCGATTCGCCGATTATATTGATGAAACGTTTGGCCGGGAAGAGAGCAAAATCCGCGGGTACGACGGGCACCAGGAAATCGAGCTGGCGCTTGTGAAGCTGTATGATGTGACAGGTGATCAAAAGTATTTGAATTTAAGCCGCTATTTTATTGACGAACGCGGGCAGCAGCCGCACTTTTTTGATATGGAAAGAGAAAAGCGAGGGGATGATCGTCCGTTTTTTTGGAATGAAAGCTATGGTTATCATCAAGCCCATGTACCGGTCCGGGAGCAAAAAAAAGCGGTTGGGCATGCTGTCCGGGCGATGTATATGTACACGGCGATGGCGGACCTTGCGCTCAGACTGAATGATGAAACATTAAAAAAAGCGTGTGAGGATTTGTGGGAGAATGTCACGACGAAACAAATGTACATTACTGCCGGCATTGGATCAATGGAATTTGGCGAAGCATTTTCAACTGACTATGACCTGCCGAACGGAACCGCTTATACAGAAACGTGCGCGTCGATTGGCCTTGTTTTCTGGGCAAAGAGAATGCTTGAACTCCAGGCAGACGCAAAGTATGCCGATGTGATGGAGCGGGCTCTTTACAACGGAACGATCAGCGGAATGGACTTGGATGGAAAAAAGTTTTTTTATGTGAATCCGCTGGAGGTAAAGCCCGAGACGAGCCGTTACCGCCAGGATCACCATCACGTTAAAACCGTCCGGCAAAAATGGTTCAGCTGTGCATGCTGTCCACCTAATTTGGCGCGCTTGCTTTCATCGATTGGCCAATATATGTATACAGTCCGGCAGGATGAATTGCACGTACACCAGTATGCAGGCAATAAAGCGGCTGTTGAACTGAATGGACAGCAGGTCGCGATCCATCAGGAAACAAGCTATCCGTGGGATGAAACCGTGAAGCTGACAGTTATGCCTGATGAGGAGGGGACTTTTACCTTTGCGCTTCGCATTCCGGGCTGGTGTAAACAGGCTGAACTTCGAGTAAATGGTGAAAAAATAGATTATGAGGCTTTTGTAAAAAGAGGTTACGCATATTTGAAGCGTAAGTGGATGCAGGGAGATCAAATTGAGCTTCTGTTTCCTATGCCGGTAGAAAAGATCCGGGCGAATCCAAAAGTAAGAGAAAACGCCGGGAAAGCCGCTTTGCAGCGCGGACCGGTCGTATATTGCCTGGAGGAAGCGGATAACGGAAAAGAGCTGTCTTCGATTAAAATAAATAAGCATTCTGTGTTTTCTGCTGCGTTCAAGCCGGATGTACTGAGCGGAGTCGTTGTGATCGAGGGAGAAGGTGTCCGGGAAAGGGAAGAGTTATGGGGAGAGGCATTATATCAGCCCGTTCATAAGCACTCTGTCGGTGTTTCTATCAAAGCCATTCCTTACTTTGCCTGGTGCAACCGCGAGCCGGGTGAAATGGCCGTGTGGATTCGCGAGGAGAGCTGA